A genomic region of Halobacteriovorax sp. DA5 contains the following coding sequences:
- the murJ gene encoding murein biosynthesis integral membrane protein MurJ, whose amino-acid sequence MAARLVNYPSLGNYWKLVKSDRVVQNIGMTREHRKNFLLSSIKMAVATLSSRVLGFAREILMAKLFGASGLTDAYQIAFRIPNMLRDLFAEGSFSSAFVPIFTSAKKDGDEHARKLLWSMAIVLLAITSIVCLLIFIFAPQIIQVLTNELFTSDVNRFELSVLLTRMMSPFLAFVSVAALFMGVLNTYKMFFAPAMAPAVFNIIMIIAMVTLPKYLEAKNLHPIISLGIGVLVGGFFQMLIQVPMLFSKGLVKVDGIDLFSSDVKEILKRMSIGTIGVAATQINLLVSTFLATGTVVGAVSWLQYAFRLFQFPVGILGVSIGNSNLVYFSELWRGGKEDEAKAALQTSYITSLFVLMPAMALMFALAQDCVAISFQRGAFGLDDTKMVTEALYAYLFGLPFYGLYKVFSPSFYTLDKPKIPVIISSIAVGINIVFCFSLVGTYGFKILAMGTSVSMIFIILVQSILLFKLLDLRLNFFFPLRFFKIGLSSLLAFYATQYVRGHFPNNIFSTLDNLAAFVTAACAGAIAYVIVLSVLGDYVLIQRFLNKIIRRN is encoded by the coding sequence ATGGCAGCAAGATTAGTTAATTATCCTTCACTTGGCAACTACTGGAAGCTTGTTAAGTCAGATAGGGTGGTGCAAAATATTGGAATGACAAGAGAACACAGGAAGAATTTTTTACTATCCTCTATTAAGATGGCCGTTGCAACTTTATCAAGTCGTGTATTGGGTTTTGCTAGAGAAATTTTAATGGCCAAACTTTTTGGTGCTTCGGGGCTTACTGATGCCTATCAAATTGCTTTTCGTATTCCGAATATGTTGCGTGACTTATTTGCAGAAGGTTCTTTCTCATCTGCCTTTGTCCCAATATTTACTTCGGCCAAAAAAGATGGCGATGAACACGCTCGCAAGCTCCTATGGTCAATGGCCATTGTCTTACTAGCTATCACTTCGATTGTTTGTTTACTGATTTTTATCTTTGCTCCACAAATCATTCAAGTATTAACAAATGAGCTTTTTACTTCTGATGTAAATCGATTTGAATTATCTGTATTGTTAACAAGAATGATGTCACCTTTCTTAGCATTCGTTTCTGTGGCCGCACTTTTTATGGGAGTTCTTAACACTTATAAAATGTTCTTTGCTCCTGCGATGGCACCAGCTGTTTTTAATATCATTATGATCATTGCGATGGTGACATTACCAAAGTACTTAGAAGCAAAGAATCTTCATCCGATTATTTCTTTAGGAATAGGGGTTCTTGTTGGTGGATTTTTTCAGATGCTTATTCAAGTACCGATGCTATTTTCAAAAGGACTTGTAAAGGTTGATGGTATTGATCTTTTTTCAAGTGATGTAAAAGAAATTTTAAAACGAATGAGTATTGGAACAATAGGTGTTGCTGCAACTCAGATCAATCTTTTGGTTTCAACTTTCTTAGCTACAGGTACAGTTGTTGGAGCTGTTTCTTGGCTACAATATGCTTTTCGATTATTTCAATTCCCTGTAGGAATTTTAGGTGTTTCGATTGGAAATTCCAATCTCGTTTACTTCTCTGAACTTTGGAGGGGAGGCAAGGAAGACGAAGCAAAGGCAGCACTTCAAACAAGTTATATAACAAGTCTTTTTGTTCTTATGCCAGCAATGGCCTTAATGTTTGCACTTGCCCAGGACTGCGTTGCAATTTCTTTTCAGCGTGGAGCCTTCGGTCTTGATGATACTAAGATGGTAACAGAAGCACTTTATGCTTATTTATTTGGACTTCCATTTTATGGACTCTATAAGGTGTTTTCTCCGAGTTTTTACACATTAGATAAACCAAAGATTCCTGTAATTATCTCTTCGATTGCTGTTGGAATTAATATTGTCTTCTGTTTTTCACTTGTTGGTACATACGGTTTTAAAATTCTTGCTATGGGGACATCTGTATCGATGATTTTTATCATCCTTGTTCAGTCGATTCTATTATTTAAATTACTAGATTTAAGGCTTAATTTCTTCTTCCCGCTAAGATTTTTTAAAATTGGTTTAAGCTCACTATTGGCCTTTTATGCTACACAATATGTACGTGGCCACTTCCCAAATAATATTTTTTCGACTCTTGATAATCTCGCGGCCTTCGTTACTGCAGCGTGTGCAGGTGCTATTGCTTATGTTATTGTGCTAAGTGTCTTAGGGGATTATGTTTTAATTCAGCGCTTCTTAAATAAGATAATCCGCCGAAATTAG
- a CDS encoding dCMP deaminase family protein: protein MKTELEKSINHINTKSAVNWDEYFMLQAIMASFKSKDPATKVGCVFVDDNNHQITFGYNGFVAGIDETKLPWGKERTLPLEQQKYGYVVHAEANAILHSNHKLYGARCYVTLFPCHECAKLLASSKIKEIVYLQDKHSGTESNRISRRIFDLTGVKYRQLTLGEHVLDSLIAHFTDAFYRD from the coding sequence ATGAAAACAGAGTTGGAAAAGTCGATTAATCACATCAATACAAAGAGTGCCGTAAATTGGGACGAATACTTTATGCTTCAGGCTATTATGGCAAGTTTCAAGAGTAAGGATCCGGCCACAAAAGTAGGATGTGTTTTTGTTGATGATAATAACCATCAAATAACTTTTGGTTACAACGGCTTTGTTGCGGGAATTGATGAAACAAAACTTCCTTGGGGAAAAGAGAGAACTCTCCCTCTCGAGCAACAAAAGTATGGATACGTTGTTCACGCCGAGGCCAATGCAATTCTTCACTCAAATCACAAATTATATGGCGCTAGATGTTACGTGACACTATTTCCTTGTCATGAGTGTGCCAAGCTTCTTGCTTCTTCAAAGATTAAAGAAATCGTATACTTACAAGATAAACATTCAGGTACTGAGTCAAATCGTATCTCTCGTCGCATCTTCGACCTCACTGGAGTGAAGTATCGACAGCTTACTCTTGGTGAACACGTTCTTGATTCACTCATTGCACACTTTACCGACGCCTTCTATCGCGACTAA
- a CDS encoding DUF507 family protein — protein MRTSFETLENLASHTINTLKEKGVIEFDIANREKLIESMATEFGVCLATDEDIRDQAIEEVEEKMGVDNMPEDVTESEMFNHARKEIIKSFSGENIGGLYLVESLHNIANRMTAFLIDCEFIDDVFGTDEEIHNFLVQNIRTFKTR, from the coding sequence ATGAGAACTAGTTTTGAAACACTCGAAAATTTAGCGAGTCATACAATTAATACACTTAAGGAAAAGGGTGTTATTGAATTCGATATTGCAAATCGTGAGAAGCTTATTGAATCAATGGCCACTGAATTTGGTGTATGTCTAGCAACTGATGAAGATATTCGCGATCAGGCTATCGAAGAAGTTGAAGAGAAGATGGGTGTAGATAATATGCCTGAAGACGTAACAGAGTCTGAAATGTTCAACCATGCTCGTAAAGAAATTATTAAGTCATTTAGTGGTGAAAATATTGGTGGTCTTTACTTAGTAGAGTCACTACATAATATTGCAAATCGTATGACTGCATTTTTAATTGATTGTGAATTCATTGATGATGTTTTTGGAACTGATGAAGAAATTCACAACTTCCTAGTACAGAATATTAGAACATTTAAGACTAGATAA
- a CDS encoding FeoA family protein, giving the protein MVLSKVKKGVNVKILSFDKGLKHKTIMTGLGILPGDAIQVIAPSFLGSPLTLRLTDGETVALRLSEASLINVEELN; this is encoded by the coding sequence ATGGTTTTATCGAAGGTTAAAAAAGGCGTAAATGTTAAGATCCTATCATTTGATAAAGGACTTAAACATAAGACAATTATGACAGGACTTGGGATTCTTCCAGGTGATGCAATTCAAGTTATCGCTCCTTCATTCTTAGGCTCTCCTCTTACTCTTAGATTAACAGATGGTGAAACAGTTGCCCTTCGTTTAAGCGAAGCTAGTCTCATCAATGTTGAGGAATTAAATTAA